Proteins from one Mastacembelus armatus chromosome 16, fMasArm1.2, whole genome shotgun sequence genomic window:
- the LOC113122815 gene encoding sulfotransferase 2B1-like — MTSDDIYLLYHGLLLPKETHCADSLKFAQEFTFKDDDVLAVTYPKSGTVWMQEILPLVLNGGDLTPVLTIPNWDRVPWLEEKRLALVVDQLASPRALVTHFPYHLMPPSFHTSKAKVIYIMRNPKDALVSSFYFHQMAVFLEDPGTFDEFMDKFLEGRVLFGKWTDHVKSWRHTELGDRIMYITYEEMVQDLPAALRRISGFLSRNLSEEAIQKITEQCSFNTMKANAMSNFSLVPKIYMDPDKSPFLRKGVVGDWKSHFSSDQLARFTSVIQKELEGESFSLPWSLD; from the exons ATGACTTCTGATGACATATATCTGCTTTATCATGGACTTCTGCTGCCCAAAGAGACTCACTGCGCAGACAGCCTGAAGTTTGCACAGGAGTTCACCTTTAAAGACGACGACGTCTTGGCTGTCACTTACCCGAAGTCAG GTACAGTCTGGATGCAGGAGATTCTTCCACTGGTCCTGAATGGGGGGGATCTGACACCAGTCCTGACCATTCCTAACTGGGACAGGGTCCCCTGGCTTGAGGAGAAAAGACTGGCTTTGGTCGTGGATCAGTTGGCGTCTCCTCGAGCACTGGTCACACATTTTCCCTACCACCTCATGCCCCCCTCCTTCCATACCTCCAAAGCCAAG GTGATCTACATCATGAGGAACCCCAAAGATGCCTTGGTGTCCTCCTTCTACTTCCACCAGATGGCTGTGTTCCTGGAGGATCCTGGAACCTTTGATGAGTTCATGGACAAATTCCTGGAGggcagag TGCTGTTTGGAAAATGGACAGACCATGTGAAGAGTTGGAGACACACAGAGCTGGGAGACAGAATAATGTACATCACATATGAAGAAATGGTTCAG GACCTGCCTGCAGCTCTCAGGCGTATTTCAGGTTTCCTGAGCAGGAACCTGAGTGAAGAAGCCATTCAGAAGATAACAGAGCAATGCTCCTTCAACACCATGAAGGCCAACGCAATGTCCAACTTCAGTCTGGTCCCAAAAATATACATGGACCCTGACAAATCACCATTTTTAAGGAAAG gtgTTGTTGGAGATTGGAAAAGCCATTTCAGCTCAGACCAACTGGCCCGATTCACATCAGTCATTCAGAAAGAGCTGGAGGGTGAGAGCTTCTCTCTGCCGTGGAGTCTGGATTGA